A genome region from Manis javanica isolate MJ-LG chromosome 3, MJ_LKY, whole genome shotgun sequence includes the following:
- the LOC108405762 gene encoding multiple coagulation factor deficiency protein 2 homolog → MEHLEGVINEPEVEMSSQELQLHYFKMHDYDGNNLLDSLELSTAITHVHEENGNEQPPPVREAELINLTDGVLRDDDKNNDGYIDYAEFAKSLQ, encoded by the coding sequence ATGGAGCATCTAGAAGGTGTCATCAATGAACCAGAGGTGGAAATGTCCTCACAAGAACTGCAGCTCCACTATTTCAAAATGCATGATTATGATGGCAATAATTTGCTTGACAGCCTAGAACTCTCCACAGCCATCACTCATGTCCATGAGGAGAATGGGAATGAACAGCCACCACCAGTGAGGGAAGCTGAACTGATTAACTTAACAGATGGTGTTTTAAGAGATGATGATAAGAACAATGATGGATACATCGACTATGCTGAATTTGCAAAGTCACTGCAATAG